From Thamnophis elegans isolate rThaEle1 chromosome 12, rThaEle1.pri, whole genome shotgun sequence, one genomic window encodes:
- the AZIN2 gene encoding antizyme inhibitor 2 isoform X1 codes for MTRYLDESDVMMVEEGFTTRDLLESLLLKVAQTGSREAFFVANLEDVMKKHVRLLKALPRVKPLYPLKCNSSRGVVQMLAGLGAGFSCTNKTEMALVKSTGVPPERVVCTSACKQVSLIRYAASQGVQLMTFDNEVELGKVARSFPSARMILQLATDDSRSANHLSVKFGATLKICRHLLEIAKQMNIEVVGISFHIGSSCTDPQIFTQSIADARLIVEMAAELGYKIRLLDIGGGLPCAEESRRHFEETAAVINSALDLYFPEGCGVEILAELGRYYVHSAFTLVVNVIAKKEVPLDQLGSDAPHPPTHLAESTCLGASHPLSPKEDAEGKKSFVYHINDGVYGSLGSVIFSNICPVPILPKKPPPDLPLHNSSFWGPTGDELDRIADGLELPELQVGDWLIFENMGAHSVLASSSFQGSPPTPIHYAMSRVAWEAVQLLQGKSLYLEEEDRDSTCAPLSCGWEITDILCVVPVFTPASIM; via the exons ATGACCAGGTACCTGGATGAATCGGATGTCATGATGGTGGAGGAGGGCTTCACCACTCGGGATCTCCTGGAGAGTCTCCTCCTCAAGGTTGCCCAGACG GGCAGCCGAGAAGCCTTTTTTGTGGCAAATCTGGAGGACGTGATGAAGAAACATGTGCGCCTGCTCAAGGCCCTGCCGCGGGTCAAGCCCCTCTACCCCTTGAAGTGCAACAGCAGCAGGGGCGTGGTGCAGATGCTGGCAGGGCTGGGGGCTGGATTCAGCTGCACCAACAAG ACAGAGATGGCCCTGGTGAAGAGCACTGGAGTTCCACCGGAGAGAGTTGTCTGCACCAGCGCCTGCAAACAGGTCTCCCTGATCCGATATGCGGCCAGCCAAGGGGTACAGCTGATGACTTTTGACAATGAAGTAGAGCTCGGGAAAGTCGCAAGGAGTTTCCCGTCCGCCAG AATGATTCTGCAGCTGGCCACGGATGACTCCAGGAGCGCCAATCATCTGAGTGTGAAATTTGGTGCCACCCTTAAAATCTGCCGACATCTCCTCGAGATTGCCAAGCAGATGAACATCGAGGTGGTGGGCATCAG CTTTCACATTGGAAGCAGCTGCACTGACCCTCAGATCTTCACCCAATCCATAGCAGATGCTCGCCTGATCGTGGAAATGGCTGCAGAGCTGGGCTACAAGATTCGTCTCCTGGACATTGGAGGAGGACTTCCCTGTGCTGAAGAGTCAAGGAGGCACTTCGAAGAG ACAGCAGCTGTGATCAACTCTGCCTTGGACCTCTACTTCCCTGAAGGCTGTGGGGTTGAGATCCTTGCTGAGCTGGGGCGCTACTACGTGCATTCGGCCTTTACCTTGGTGGTTAATGTCATTGCCAAGAAGGAAGTTCCTCTGGACCAGCTGGGCTCAGACG ccccccatccacccacccaccttgcaGAATCCACCTGTCTGGGGGCTTCCCATcctctgtctcccaag GAAGATGCTGAGGGCAAGAAGAGCTTTGTCTACCACATTAACGATGGCGTCTACGGCTCTCTTGGCTCGGTCATCTTCAGCAACATCTGCCCCGTCCCCATTCTGCCTAAG AAACCCCCACCAGATCTCCCTTTGCACAACAGCAGCTTCTGGGGACCAACTGGTGATGAGTTGGACCGAATTGCAGATGGCCTGGAACTGCCTGAGCTGCAGGTCGGGGACTGGCTGATCTTTGAGAACATGGGGGCCCACTCGGTGCTGGCCTCCTCCTCTTTCCAGGGATCTCCCCCAACCCCAATTCACTATGCTATGTCCAGAGTGGCCTG GGAAGCCGTCCAGCTCCTCCAGGGGAAATCGCTGTATCTGGAAGAAGAGGATCGGGATAGCACATGTGCCCCCCTCTCCTGTGGCTGGGAGATCACAGACATCCTGTGTGTTGTCCCTGTCTTCACTCCAGCAAGCATCATGTAA
- the AZIN2 gene encoding antizyme inhibitor 2 isoform X3 has translation MTRYLDESDVMMVEEGFTTRDLLESLLLKVAQTGSREAFFVANLEDVMKKHVRLLKALPRVKPLYPLKCNSSRGVVQMLAGLGAGFSCTNKTEMALVKSTGVPPERVVCTSACKQVSLIRYAASQGVQLMTFDNEVELGKVARSFPSARMILQLATDDSRSANHLSVKFGATLKICRHLLEIAKQMNIEVVGISFHIGSSCTDPQIFTQSIADARLIVEMAAELGYKIRLLDIGGGLPCAEESRRHFEETAAVINSALDLYFPEGCGVEILAELGRYYVHSAFTLVVNVIAKKEVPLDQLGSDEEDAEGKKSFVYHINDGVYGSLGSVIFSNICPVPILPKKPPPDLPLHNSSFWGPTGDELDRIADGLELPELQVGDWLIFENMGAHSVLASSSFQGSPPTPIHYAMSRVAWEAVQLLQGKSLYLEEEDRDSTCAPLSCGWEITDILCVVPVFTPASIM, from the exons ATGACCAGGTACCTGGATGAATCGGATGTCATGATGGTGGAGGAGGGCTTCACCACTCGGGATCTCCTGGAGAGTCTCCTCCTCAAGGTTGCCCAGACG GGCAGCCGAGAAGCCTTTTTTGTGGCAAATCTGGAGGACGTGATGAAGAAACATGTGCGCCTGCTCAAGGCCCTGCCGCGGGTCAAGCCCCTCTACCCCTTGAAGTGCAACAGCAGCAGGGGCGTGGTGCAGATGCTGGCAGGGCTGGGGGCTGGATTCAGCTGCACCAACAAG ACAGAGATGGCCCTGGTGAAGAGCACTGGAGTTCCACCGGAGAGAGTTGTCTGCACCAGCGCCTGCAAACAGGTCTCCCTGATCCGATATGCGGCCAGCCAAGGGGTACAGCTGATGACTTTTGACAATGAAGTAGAGCTCGGGAAAGTCGCAAGGAGTTTCCCGTCCGCCAG AATGATTCTGCAGCTGGCCACGGATGACTCCAGGAGCGCCAATCATCTGAGTGTGAAATTTGGTGCCACCCTTAAAATCTGCCGACATCTCCTCGAGATTGCCAAGCAGATGAACATCGAGGTGGTGGGCATCAG CTTTCACATTGGAAGCAGCTGCACTGACCCTCAGATCTTCACCCAATCCATAGCAGATGCTCGCCTGATCGTGGAAATGGCTGCAGAGCTGGGCTACAAGATTCGTCTCCTGGACATTGGAGGAGGACTTCCCTGTGCTGAAGAGTCAAGGAGGCACTTCGAAGAG ACAGCAGCTGTGATCAACTCTGCCTTGGACCTCTACTTCCCTGAAGGCTGTGGGGTTGAGATCCTTGCTGAGCTGGGGCGCTACTACGTGCATTCGGCCTTTACCTTGGTGGTTAATGTCATTGCCAAGAAGGAAGTTCCTCTGGACCAGCTGGGCTCAGACG AGGAAGATGCTGAGGGCAAGAAGAGCTTTGTCTACCACATTAACGATGGCGTCTACGGCTCTCTTGGCTCGGTCATCTTCAGCAACATCTGCCCCGTCCCCATTCTGCCTAAG AAACCCCCACCAGATCTCCCTTTGCACAACAGCAGCTTCTGGGGACCAACTGGTGATGAGTTGGACCGAATTGCAGATGGCCTGGAACTGCCTGAGCTGCAGGTCGGGGACTGGCTGATCTTTGAGAACATGGGGGCCCACTCGGTGCTGGCCTCCTCCTCTTTCCAGGGATCTCCCCCAACCCCAATTCACTATGCTATGTCCAGAGTGGCCTG GGAAGCCGTCCAGCTCCTCCAGGGGAAATCGCTGTATCTGGAAGAAGAGGATCGGGATAGCACATGTGCCCCCCTCTCCTGTGGCTGGGAGATCACAGACATCCTGTGTGTTGTCCCTGTCTTCACTCCAGCAAGCATCATGTAA
- the AZIN2 gene encoding antizyme inhibitor 2 isoform X4, with protein sequence MTRYLDESDVMMVEEGFTTRDLLESLLLKVAQTTEMALVKSTGVPPERVVCTSACKQVSLIRYAASQGVQLMTFDNEVELGKVARSFPSARMILQLATDDSRSANHLSVKFGATLKICRHLLEIAKQMNIEVVGISFHIGSSCTDPQIFTQSIADARLIVEMAAELGYKIRLLDIGGGLPCAEESRRHFEETAAVINSALDLYFPEGCGVEILAELGRYYVHSAFTLVVNVIAKKEVPLDQLGSDEEDAEGKKSFVYHINDGVYGSLGSVIFSNICPVPILPKKPPPDLPLHNSSFWGPTGDELDRIADGLELPELQVGDWLIFENMGAHSVLASSSFQGSPPTPIHYAMSRVAWEAVQLLQGKSLYLEEEDRDSTCAPLSCGWEITDILCVVPVFTPASIM encoded by the exons ATGACCAGGTACCTGGATGAATCGGATGTCATGATGGTGGAGGAGGGCTTCACCACTCGGGATCTCCTGGAGAGTCTCCTCCTCAAGGTTGCCCAGACG ACAGAGATGGCCCTGGTGAAGAGCACTGGAGTTCCACCGGAGAGAGTTGTCTGCACCAGCGCCTGCAAACAGGTCTCCCTGATCCGATATGCGGCCAGCCAAGGGGTACAGCTGATGACTTTTGACAATGAAGTAGAGCTCGGGAAAGTCGCAAGGAGTTTCCCGTCCGCCAG AATGATTCTGCAGCTGGCCACGGATGACTCCAGGAGCGCCAATCATCTGAGTGTGAAATTTGGTGCCACCCTTAAAATCTGCCGACATCTCCTCGAGATTGCCAAGCAGATGAACATCGAGGTGGTGGGCATCAG CTTTCACATTGGAAGCAGCTGCACTGACCCTCAGATCTTCACCCAATCCATAGCAGATGCTCGCCTGATCGTGGAAATGGCTGCAGAGCTGGGCTACAAGATTCGTCTCCTGGACATTGGAGGAGGACTTCCCTGTGCTGAAGAGTCAAGGAGGCACTTCGAAGAG ACAGCAGCTGTGATCAACTCTGCCTTGGACCTCTACTTCCCTGAAGGCTGTGGGGTTGAGATCCTTGCTGAGCTGGGGCGCTACTACGTGCATTCGGCCTTTACCTTGGTGGTTAATGTCATTGCCAAGAAGGAAGTTCCTCTGGACCAGCTGGGCTCAGACG AGGAAGATGCTGAGGGCAAGAAGAGCTTTGTCTACCACATTAACGATGGCGTCTACGGCTCTCTTGGCTCGGTCATCTTCAGCAACATCTGCCCCGTCCCCATTCTGCCTAAG AAACCCCCACCAGATCTCCCTTTGCACAACAGCAGCTTCTGGGGACCAACTGGTGATGAGTTGGACCGAATTGCAGATGGCCTGGAACTGCCTGAGCTGCAGGTCGGGGACTGGCTGATCTTTGAGAACATGGGGGCCCACTCGGTGCTGGCCTCCTCCTCTTTCCAGGGATCTCCCCCAACCCCAATTCACTATGCTATGTCCAGAGTGGCCTG GGAAGCCGTCCAGCTCCTCCAGGGGAAATCGCTGTATCTGGAAGAAGAGGATCGGGATAGCACATGTGCCCCCCTCTCCTGTGGCTGGGAGATCACAGACATCCTGTGTGTTGTCCCTGTCTTCACTCCAGCAAGCATCATGTAA
- the AZIN2 gene encoding antizyme inhibitor 2 isoform X2, whose protein sequence is MTRYLDESDVMMVEEGFTTRDLLESLLLKVAQTVRTKRHREAFFVANLEDVMKKHVRLLKALPRVKPLYPLKCNSSRGVVQMLAGLGAGFSCTNKTEMALVKSTGVPPERVVCTSACKQVSLIRYAASQGVQLMTFDNEVELGKVARSFPSARMILQLATDDSRSANHLSVKFGATLKICRHLLEIAKQMNIEVVGISFHIGSSCTDPQIFTQSIADARLIVEMAAELGYKIRLLDIGGGLPCAEESRRHFEETAAVINSALDLYFPEGCGVEILAELGRYYVHSAFTLVVNVIAKKEVPLDQLGSDEEDAEGKKSFVYHINDGVYGSLGSVIFSNICPVPILPKKPPPDLPLHNSSFWGPTGDELDRIADGLELPELQVGDWLIFENMGAHSVLASSSFQGSPPTPIHYAMSRVAWEAVQLLQGKSLYLEEEDRDSTCAPLSCGWEITDILCVVPVFTPASIM, encoded by the exons ATGACCAGGTACCTGGATGAATCGGATGTCATGATGGTGGAGGAGGGCTTCACCACTCGGGATCTCCTGGAGAGTCTCCTCCTCAAGGTTGCCCAGACGGTGAGGACCAAAAGACA CCGAGAAGCCTTTTTTGTGGCAAATCTGGAGGACGTGATGAAGAAACATGTGCGCCTGCTCAAGGCCCTGCCGCGGGTCAAGCCCCTCTACCCCTTGAAGTGCAACAGCAGCAGGGGCGTGGTGCAGATGCTGGCAGGGCTGGGGGCTGGATTCAGCTGCACCAACAAG ACAGAGATGGCCCTGGTGAAGAGCACTGGAGTTCCACCGGAGAGAGTTGTCTGCACCAGCGCCTGCAAACAGGTCTCCCTGATCCGATATGCGGCCAGCCAAGGGGTACAGCTGATGACTTTTGACAATGAAGTAGAGCTCGGGAAAGTCGCAAGGAGTTTCCCGTCCGCCAG AATGATTCTGCAGCTGGCCACGGATGACTCCAGGAGCGCCAATCATCTGAGTGTGAAATTTGGTGCCACCCTTAAAATCTGCCGACATCTCCTCGAGATTGCCAAGCAGATGAACATCGAGGTGGTGGGCATCAG CTTTCACATTGGAAGCAGCTGCACTGACCCTCAGATCTTCACCCAATCCATAGCAGATGCTCGCCTGATCGTGGAAATGGCTGCAGAGCTGGGCTACAAGATTCGTCTCCTGGACATTGGAGGAGGACTTCCCTGTGCTGAAGAGTCAAGGAGGCACTTCGAAGAG ACAGCAGCTGTGATCAACTCTGCCTTGGACCTCTACTTCCCTGAAGGCTGTGGGGTTGAGATCCTTGCTGAGCTGGGGCGCTACTACGTGCATTCGGCCTTTACCTTGGTGGTTAATGTCATTGCCAAGAAGGAAGTTCCTCTGGACCAGCTGGGCTCAGACG AGGAAGATGCTGAGGGCAAGAAGAGCTTTGTCTACCACATTAACGATGGCGTCTACGGCTCTCTTGGCTCGGTCATCTTCAGCAACATCTGCCCCGTCCCCATTCTGCCTAAG AAACCCCCACCAGATCTCCCTTTGCACAACAGCAGCTTCTGGGGACCAACTGGTGATGAGTTGGACCGAATTGCAGATGGCCTGGAACTGCCTGAGCTGCAGGTCGGGGACTGGCTGATCTTTGAGAACATGGGGGCCCACTCGGTGCTGGCCTCCTCCTCTTTCCAGGGATCTCCCCCAACCCCAATTCACTATGCTATGTCCAGAGTGGCCTG GGAAGCCGTCCAGCTCCTCCAGGGGAAATCGCTGTATCTGGAAGAAGAGGATCGGGATAGCACATGTGCCCCCCTCTCCTGTGGCTGGGAGATCACAGACATCCTGTGTGTTGTCCCTGTCTTCACTCCAGCAAGCATCATGTAA